One Salvelinus fontinalis isolate EN_2023a chromosome 11, ASM2944872v1, whole genome shotgun sequence DNA window includes the following coding sequences:
- the LOC129865138 gene encoding T-complex protein 11-like protein 2, which produces MPGTDERPTSMSTTGSEDASSDAESSSDRCNSITSASDFDCSRQSFTSDCSSSKHSSPSSSPPKTITLDDVMSSARDLSNLTLAHEIIVNRDFRVEQPHLPQNSLEKQVKDIVHKAFWDSLESELNDDPPEYEHAIKLLEEIREILLSFLSPGANRLRTQILEVLDMALIRQQADKEAVDIQGLASYIVTIMGKLCAPVRDDEVKKLCENPDNIVSMFKEIFRVLDLMKMDMVNFTIQSLRPDLQRQSVEYERAKFQSIVEKTPSALDHTTEWIKSSLEEVLFSMPTVEQPNGHGKAGKALPSPLLVFNSGFIRILTWDYHKSPLPETLMTDEVRLRELQRRLQLLKAVASVLLIVYSAIGGPISGLPALAERLKRMASVLLEGIHRPDFNLSEALGNVSGQICCELNKSLTERNYPALTPELQVALKGQITSITQENNPIRSLVEGRVQQYFRVLLATSNSPVNPPPTPGGLALIQPELTSLAVTFVSLVNFNKQVYSPFYMMILKTLLFSNAAPPPAATAPQDPSIQNPVNSN; this is translated from the exons ATGCCTGGGACTGACGAGCGGCCCACCTCCATGTCCACCACTGGAAGCGAGGACGCCAGCAGCGACGCCGAGTCGTCGTCGGACCGCTGTAACAGCATCACGTCTGCCAGTGACTTTGACTGCTCCCGCCAGAGCTTCACCAGTGACTGCTCCAGCAGCAAGCACAGCTCGCCCTCCT CTAGCCCGCCCAAAACTATAACACTGGATGATGTCATGTCTTCTGCCCGGGACCTGTCCAACCTGACCCTGGCCCACGAGATCATCGTCAACCGTGACTTCCGTGTGGAGCAGCCCCACCTACCTCAGAACAG TTTGGAGAAGCAAGTCAAAGATATAGTTCACAAGGCCTTCTGGGATAGCCTGGAGTCTGAGCTGAATGATGACCCACCAGAGTATGAGCACGCCATCAAACTGCTGGAGGAGATCAGAGAG ATCCTGCTGTCGTTCCTGAGCCCGGGAGCCAATCGGCTGCGGACTCAGATTCTGGAGGTGCTGGACATGGCTCTGATTCGCCAGCAGGCGGACAAGGAAGCGGTGGACATACAGGGCCTGGCCTCTTACATCGTCACCATCATGGGCAAGCTGTGCGCCCCGGTCCGCGACGACGAGGTCAAGAAGCTCTGCGAGAACCCCGACAACATTGTGTCGATGTTCAA GGAGATTTTCCGGGTGCTGGACCTGATGAAGATGGACATGGTGAACTTTACCATCCAGAGCCTGCGGCCCGATCTGCAGAGGCAGTCAGTGGAGTATGAGAGGGCCAAGTTCCAGAGCATCGTGGAGAAGACTCCCA GTGCGTTGGACCATACCACTGAGTGGATCAAGTCCTCTCTGGAGGAAGTGCTTTTCTCCATGCCAACCGTGGAGCAGCCCAACGGCCATGGGAAGGCGGGAAAAGCCCTGCCAAGTCCCCTCCTGGTCTTCAACAGTGGATTCATCCGCATCCTCACCTGGGACTACCACAAGAGCCCACTGCCTGAG ACCCTGATGACAGACGAGGTGCGTCTGCGGGAGCTCCAGCGGAGGCTCCAGCTGCTAAAGGCCGTGGCCTCCGTGCTGCTCATTGTCTACAGCGCCATCGGAGGGCCCATCTCGGGGCTGCCCGCACTGGCCGAGCGCCTCAAGAGGATGGCCAGCGTGCTCCTGGAGGGCATACACAGGCC GGACTTTAACCTGTCAGAGGCTCTGGGGAACGTCAGTGGTCAGATCTGCTGTGAGCTCAACAAGTCCCTGACTGAGAGGAACTACCCAGCCTTGACCCCAGAACTCCAGGTCGCACTCAAGGGCCAGATCACCAGCATCACCCAGGAAAACAACCCTATCCGCAGTCTTGTGG AGGGAAGGGTCCAGCAGTACTTCCGGGTGCTCCTCGCCACGTCCAACTCTCCCGTGAATCCGCCTCCGACGCCCGGAGGCCTGGCCCTGATCCAACCGGAGCTCACCTCCTTGGCGGTCACCTTCGTAAGCCTGGTCAACTTCAACAAGCAGGTCTACAGCCCGTTCTACATGATGATCCTCAAGACCCTGCTCTTCAGTAACGCGGCGCCTCCACCGGCAGCCACCGCACCTCAGGACCCCAGCATACAGAACCCTGTGAACTCCAACTAG
- the LOC129865140 gene encoding 4-galactosyl-N-acetylglucosaminide 3-alpha-L-fucosyltransferase 9-like, translating into MSTPASQGVLRPVLIGCFFMACFVGIFFIYYKPQIKFLSCPTDQASHEGEAGCSPCPQVSEAGNHTGQKTHHVQTAIQADDDGDRDTIILIWMWPFGHAFDIDSCAYFNIKGCHLTVDKNLYSKAHGVIFHHRDIHGDLKNMPQEQRPWFQKWVWWNGESPANTNRIPGVDHLFNLTASYRLDSDIKVPYGSLVEVTSEDKIFELPKKDKLVCWIVSNWNPNYKRVQVFNELSRHVKVEAYGRHFSRYLENEDYSKTLSSCKFYLAFENSIYKDYATEKLFNAMKLGAVPVVLGPSRDNYEQFIPRDSFIHVDDFSSTEELAKKLLFLGQNEEEYMRYFTWRKNFKVQQGYFGLEHACRSCDYIRRDKGYKSFNNLNKWFWG; encoded by the coding sequence ATGTCCACTCCGGCTTCTCAGGGGGTTCTACggcctgttctgattggctgTTTTTTTATGGCATGCTTCGTGGGAATATTCTTCATTTACTACAAACCCCAGATCAAGTTCCTTTCATGCCCTACTGACCAGGCATCCCACGAGGGGGAGGCTGGTTGTTCTCCTTGCCCTCAAGTAAGTGAGGCAGGGAACCACACAGGGCAAAAAACACACCATGTCCAGACAGCCATTCAGGCCGATGATGACGGAGACAGAGACACTATCATTTTGATCTGGATGTGGCCATTTGGTCACGCCTTTGACATAGACTCTTGTGCCTACTTTAACATCAAAGGCTGTCACCTAACAGTGGATAAAAACCTTTACAGCAAGGCGCATGGTGTCATCTTCCACCATAGAGACATCCATGGAGACCTGAAGAACATGCCCCAAGAGCAACGTCCATGGTTCCAGAAATGGGTGTGGTGGAATGGAGAATCACCGGCTAACACAAACAGGATCCCTGGTGTTGACCACTTGTTCAATTTGACTGCGAGTTATCGACTGGATTCTGATATCAAGGTTCCATATGGGTCGCTTGTCGAGGTAACCAGTGAGGATAAAATCTTTGAGCTGCCCAAGAAGGACAAATTAGTTTGCTGGATAGTGAGCAACTGGAACCCAAACTACAAGAGGGTACAGGTGTTCAACGAGCTCAGTAGGCATGTCAAAGTAGAGGCCTATGGGAGACATTTTAGTAGATACCTAGAAAACGAAGACTACTCAAAGACGCTGTCCAGCTGTAAATTCTACCTGGCATTTGAAAACTCCATCTACAAAGACTATGCTACAGAGAAGCTGTTCAACGCTATGAAGTTGGGAGCAGTGCCCGTTGTTCTAGGTCCCTCCAGGGACAACTACGAGCAATTTATCCCAAGGGACTCTTTCATCCATGTGGATGATTTCTCCTCTACAGAGGAGCTGGCAAAGAAGCTTCTCTTTCTCGGCCAGAACGAGGAAGAATACATGAGGTACTTCACCTGGCGAAAGAACTTTAAAGTTCAACAAGGCTATTTTGGACTTGAGCACGCCTGTCGCTCATGTGATTACATTCGAAGAGATAAAGGATACAAAAGTTTTAATAATCTAAATAAATGGTTTTGGGGCTAA